One segment of Schistocerca cancellata isolate TAMUIC-IGC-003103 chromosome 2, iqSchCanc2.1, whole genome shotgun sequence DNA contains the following:
- the LOC126159110 gene encoding uncharacterized protein LOC126159110, translating into MNEKIGVRVSYYKQHSERIIVAKIDTKPTPTTVVQVYMPTSSLDDEEIDEMYEEIKEIIQIVKGDENLIVMGDWNSSVGKGREGNIVCEYGLGLRNERGSHLVEFCAEHNLIIANTRFKNHERRLYTWKNPADTKRFQIDYIMVRQRFRNQVLHCKTFPGADVDSDHNLLVMNCRLKLKKLQKGGNLRRWDLDKLTKPEVVQIFRESIREQLTGMGERNTVEEEWVALRDEVVKAAEDQVGQKTRASRNPWVTEDILKLIDERRKYKNAVNEAGKKEYKCLKNEIGRKCKMAKQGWLEDKCKDVEAYLTRGKIDTAYRKIKETFGEKQMTCMNIKSSDGNPVLSEEGKAERWKEYIEGLYKGDVLKDNIMEVEEDVDEDEMGDTILCEEFDRALKDLSRNKAPGVDNIPLELLTALGEPVLTKLYHLVSKMYETGEIPSDFRKNIIIPIPKKAGVDICENYRTISLICHSCKILTRSLYRRMEKLIEADLGEDQFGFRRNVGTHEAILTQRLILEERLRKGKPTFLPL; encoded by the coding sequence atgaatgaaaaaataggagtacgggtaagctactacaaacagcatagtgaacgcattattgtggccaagatagacacgaagcccacacctactacagtagtacaagtttatatgccaactagctctctagatgatgaagaaattgatgaaatgtatgaggagataaaagaaattattcaaatagtgaagggagatgaaaatttaatagtcatgggtgactggaattcaagcgtaggaaaagggagagaaggaaacatagtatgtgaatatggattggggctgagaaatgaaagaggaagccatctggtagaattttgcgcagagcataacttaatcatagctaacactcggtttaagaatcatgaaagacggttgtatacatggaagaaccctgcagatactaaaaggtttcagatagattatataatggttagacagagatttaggaaccaggttttacattgtaagacatttccaggggcagatgtggactctgaccacaatctattggttatgaactgtagattaaaactaaagaaactgcaaaaaggtgggaatttaaggagatgggacctggataaactgactaaaccagaggttgtacagattttcagggagagcataagggaacaattgacaggaatgggggaaagaaatacagtagaagaagaatgggtagctttgagggatgaagtagtgaaggcagcagaggatcaagtaggtcaaaagacgagggctagtagaaatccctgggtaacagaagatatattgaagttaattgatgaaaggagaaaatataaaaatgcagtaaatgaagcaggtaaaaaggaatacaaatgtctcaaaaatgagattggcaggaagtgcaaaatggctaagcagggatggctagaggacaaatgtaaggatgtagaggcttatctcactaggggtaagatagatactgcgtataggaaaattaaagagacctttggagaaaagcaaatgacttgtatgaatatcaagagctcagatggaaacccagttttaagcgaagaagggaaagcagaaaggtggaaggagtatatagagggtctatacaagggcgatgtacttaaggacaatataatggaagtggaagaggatgtagatgaagatgaaatgggagatacaatactgtgtgaagagtttgacagagcactgaaagacctgagtcgaaacaaggcccccggagtagacaacattccactagaactactgactgccttgggagagccagtcctgacaaaactctaccatctggtgagcaagatgtatgagacaggcgaaataccctcagacttcaggaagaatataataattccaataccaaagaaagcaggtgttgacatatgcgaaaattaccgaactatcagtttaatatgtcacagctgcaaaatactaacgcgaagtctttacagacgaatggaaaaactgatagaagctgacctcggggaagatcagtttggattccgtagaaatgttggaacacatgaggcaatactgacccaacgacttatcttagaagaaagattaaggaaaggcaaacctacgtttctacctttgtag